Proteins found in one Macrobrachium nipponense isolate FS-2020 chromosome 35, ASM1510439v2, whole genome shotgun sequence genomic segment:
- the LOC135208819 gene encoding innexin inx2-like isoform X1, which translates to MSDVDLSLRQLLASYDSASARPRQSHIQRERGMVMPGQSGRPFDIIRQIVGNVVNIFNKRASPCTAPCDGMVLKMHYQWTFWVLLGGFSSVWYCWYHRDVITCASHFNAETQVRLDYINICLSYPFVEAVANNYEEGGGIPRRYLLFYRWIHWVLLLLAGIYYIPRKISKTSENSKVKKLIEDLAVNAHRYDGLERELVDRTAKYIAYNLKTHNGLYYKYLTCNLMALLVDIFCFQFLDFVFQGRFLKYGFNAFPFSRDPQNFSDYMSDMFPPFANCELHDQVQLVNKRIERLGCHLTIMELYEKYFLALWVWLIILTSMTVSYIIFLGLMWFPWARLWMLRIAKPLSARDTIRNTICTTISSCKIGDVYLLYRLKQHFSHARYYELLTRLSDPDFLRAILDTVSIDHHNKGGGGPDLRQRKPNPKTPGKFQDALFHPPSEGGYLPNSSILVE; encoded by the exons ATGAGTGACGTCGATCTGAGCCTTCGTCAGCTCCTGGCTTCTTACGATTCGGCATCAGCCAGACCTAGACAGTCTCACATTCAAAG AGAAAGAGGAATGGTAATGCCTGGCCAGAGTGGAAGACCTTTTGACATCATCCGACAAATTGTCGGAAATGTTGTCAATATCTTCAATAAGAGGGCTTCGCCCTGCACAGCACCATGTGATGGCATGGTGCTCAAGATGCATTACCAGTGGACATTTTGGGTTTTATTGGGAGGCTTCTCTTCTGTTTGGTATTGTTGGTATCACAGAGATGTAATAACTTGTGCATCTCATTTCAATGCTGAGACACAAGTTCGATTGGATTACATAAACATCTGTCTATCTTATCCCTTCGTTGAAGCAGTAGCAAATAACTATGAAGAGGGAGGCGGCATACCACGACGATACCTACTGTTTTACCGTTGGATCCATTGGGTCCTCCTACTTCTTGCTGGCATCTATTATATCCCAAGGAAGATTTCCAAAACTTCAGAGAATTCTAAAGTGAAGAAATTAATTGAGGACCTAGCTGTTAATGCTCACCGATATGATGGATTAGAGAGGGAACTTGTTGACAGAACTGCAAAGTACATTGCTTACAATCTCAAAACACACAATGGATTGTATTACAAATATCTCACATGTAACCTAATGGCTTTATTAGTTGACATTTTCTGCTTCCAGTTTCTTGATTTTGTATTTCAAGGAAGATTTTTGAAATATGGTTTCAATGCCTTTCCTTTCAGCAGAGATCCGCAGAATTTTTCAGATTATATGTCTGATATGTTTCCTCCATTTGCAAATTGTGAGTTGCATGATCAAGTTCAGTTGGTGAACAAGAGGATCGAAAGGTTAGGTTGTCATTTAACAATCATGGAACTTTATGAGAAGTATTTCCTTGCACTTTGGGTGTGGTTGATCATTTTGACTTCAATGACGGTATCCTATATCATATTCCTGGGTCTCATGTGGTTCCCTTGGGCCCGACTCTGGATGCTGAGAATAGCAAAGCCATTGAGTGCAAGAGATACCATTAGAAACACTATTTGTACCACAATAAGCAGTTGCAAGATTGGAGATGTTTACCTCCTGTATCGTCTCAAACAGCACTTCAGTCATGCTCGCTACTATGAGTTGCTAACACGTCTTTCTGATCCCGATTTTCTTCGAGCAATACTTGATACGGTATCTATCGACCACCACAACAAAGGCGGTGGTGGACCAGATCTTCGTCAACGTAAACCCAACCCAAAAACCCCAGGCAAGTTTCAGGATGCCCTCTTTCATCCACCCTCTGAAGGAGGATATCTACCAAACTCCAGTATTTTAGTTGAATAA
- the LOC135208819 gene encoding innexin inx2-like isoform X2 produces MSDVDLSLRQLLASYDSASARPRQSHIQRERGMVMPGQSGRPFDIIRQIVGNVVNIFNKRASPCTAPCDGMVLKMHYQWTFWVLLGGFSSVWYCWYHRDVITCASHFNAETQVRLDYINICLSYPFVEAVANNYEEGGGIPRRYLLFYRWIHWVLLLLAGIYYIPRKISKTSENSKVKKLIEDLAVNAHRYDGLERELVDRTAKYIAYNLKTHNGLYYKYLTCNLMALLVDIFCFQFLDFVFQGRFLKYGFNAFPFSRDPQNFSDYMSDMFPPFANCELHDQVQLVNKRIERLGCHLTIMELYEKYFLALWVWLIILTSMTVSYIIFLGLMWFPWARLWMLRIAKPLSARDTIRNTICTTISSCKIGDVYLLYRLKQHFSHARYYELLTRLSDPDFLRAILDTVSIDHHNKGGGGPDLRQRKPNPKTPGPERWLS; encoded by the exons ATGAGTGACGTCGATCTGAGCCTTCGTCAGCTCCTGGCTTCTTACGATTCGGCATCAGCCAGACCTAGACAGTCTCACATTCAAAG AGAAAGAGGAATGGTAATGCCTGGCCAGAGTGGAAGACCTTTTGACATCATCCGACAAATTGTCGGAAATGTTGTCAATATCTTCAATAAGAGGGCTTCGCCCTGCACAGCACCATGTGATGGCATGGTGCTCAAGATGCATTACCAGTGGACATTTTGGGTTTTATTGGGAGGCTTCTCTTCTGTTTGGTATTGTTGGTATCACAGAGATGTAATAACTTGTGCATCTCATTTCAATGCTGAGACACAAGTTCGATTGGATTACATAAACATCTGTCTATCTTATCCCTTCGTTGAAGCAGTAGCAAATAACTATGAAGAGGGAGGCGGCATACCACGACGATACCTACTGTTTTACCGTTGGATCCATTGGGTCCTCCTACTTCTTGCTGGCATCTATTATATCCCAAGGAAGATTTCCAAAACTTCAGAGAATTCTAAAGTGAAGAAATTAATTGAGGACCTAGCTGTTAATGCTCACCGATATGATGGATTAGAGAGGGAACTTGTTGACAGAACTGCAAAGTACATTGCTTACAATCTCAAAACACACAATGGATTGTATTACAAATATCTCACATGTAACCTAATGGCTTTATTAGTTGACATTTTCTGCTTCCAGTTTCTTGATTTTGTATTTCAAGGAAGATTTTTGAAATATGGTTTCAATGCCTTTCCTTTCAGCAGAGATCCGCAGAATTTTTCAGATTATATGTCTGATATGTTTCCTCCATTTGCAAATTGTGAGTTGCATGATCAAGTTCAGTTGGTGAACAAGAGGATCGAAAGGTTAGGTTGTCATTTAACAATCATGGAACTTTATGAGAAGTATTTCCTTGCACTTTGGGTGTGGTTGATCATTTTGACTTCAATGACGGTATCCTATATCATATTCCTGGGTCTCATGTGGTTCCCTTGGGCCCGACTCTGGATGCTGAGAATAGCAAAGCCATTGAGTGCAAGAGATACCATTAGAAACACTATTTGTACCACAATAAGCAGTTGCAAGATTGGAGATGTTTACCTCCTGTATCGTCTCAAACAGCACTTCAGTCATGCTCGCTACTATGAGTTGCTAACACGTCTTTCTGATCCCGATTTTCTTCGAGCAATACTTGATACGGTATCTATCGACCACCACAACAAAGGCGGTGGTGGACCAGATCTTCGTCAACGTAAACCCAACCCAAAAACCCCAG GACCTGAAAGATGGCTCTCATAG
- the LOC135208819 gene encoding innexin inx2-like isoform X3: MSVERGMVMPGQSGRPFDIIRQIVGNVVNIFNKRASPCTAPCDGMVLKMHYQWTFWVLLGGFSSVWYCWYHRDVITCASHFNAETQVRLDYINICLSYPFVEAVANNYEEGGGIPRRYLLFYRWIHWVLLLLAGIYYIPRKISKTSENSKVKKLIEDLAVNAHRYDGLERELVDRTAKYIAYNLKTHNGLYYKYLTCNLMALLVDIFCFQFLDFVFQGRFLKYGFNAFPFSRDPQNFSDYMSDMFPPFANCELHDQVQLVNKRIERLGCHLTIMELYEKYFLALWVWLIILTSMTVSYIIFLGLMWFPWARLWMLRIAKPLSARDTIRNTICTTISSCKIGDVYLLYRLKQHFSHARYYELLTRLSDPDFLRAILDTVSIDHHNKGGGGPDLRQRKPNPKTPGKFQDALFHPPSEGGYLPNSSILVE; encoded by the exons ATGTCTGT AGAAAGAGGAATGGTAATGCCTGGCCAGAGTGGAAGACCTTTTGACATCATCCGACAAATTGTCGGAAATGTTGTCAATATCTTCAATAAGAGGGCTTCGCCCTGCACAGCACCATGTGATGGCATGGTGCTCAAGATGCATTACCAGTGGACATTTTGGGTTTTATTGGGAGGCTTCTCTTCTGTTTGGTATTGTTGGTATCACAGAGATGTAATAACTTGTGCATCTCATTTCAATGCTGAGACACAAGTTCGATTGGATTACATAAACATCTGTCTATCTTATCCCTTCGTTGAAGCAGTAGCAAATAACTATGAAGAGGGAGGCGGCATACCACGACGATACCTACTGTTTTACCGTTGGATCCATTGGGTCCTCCTACTTCTTGCTGGCATCTATTATATCCCAAGGAAGATTTCCAAAACTTCAGAGAATTCTAAAGTGAAGAAATTAATTGAGGACCTAGCTGTTAATGCTCACCGATATGATGGATTAGAGAGGGAACTTGTTGACAGAACTGCAAAGTACATTGCTTACAATCTCAAAACACACAATGGATTGTATTACAAATATCTCACATGTAACCTAATGGCTTTATTAGTTGACATTTTCTGCTTCCAGTTTCTTGATTTTGTATTTCAAGGAAGATTTTTGAAATATGGTTTCAATGCCTTTCCTTTCAGCAGAGATCCGCAGAATTTTTCAGATTATATGTCTGATATGTTTCCTCCATTTGCAAATTGTGAGTTGCATGATCAAGTTCAGTTGGTGAACAAGAGGATCGAAAGGTTAGGTTGTCATTTAACAATCATGGAACTTTATGAGAAGTATTTCCTTGCACTTTGGGTGTGGTTGATCATTTTGACTTCAATGACGGTATCCTATATCATATTCCTGGGTCTCATGTGGTTCCCTTGGGCCCGACTCTGGATGCTGAGAATAGCAAAGCCATTGAGTGCAAGAGATACCATTAGAAACACTATTTGTACCACAATAAGCAGTTGCAAGATTGGAGATGTTTACCTCCTGTATCGTCTCAAACAGCACTTCAGTCATGCTCGCTACTATGAGTTGCTAACACGTCTTTCTGATCCCGATTTTCTTCGAGCAATACTTGATACGGTATCTATCGACCACCACAACAAAGGCGGTGGTGGACCAGATCTTCGTCAACGTAAACCCAACCCAAAAACCCCAGGCAAGTTTCAGGATGCCCTCTTTCATCCACCCTCTGAAGGAGGATATCTACCAAACTCCAGTATTTTAGTTGAATAA
- the LOC135208819 gene encoding innexin inx2-like isoform X4 has protein sequence MVMPGQSGRPFDIIRQIVGNVVNIFNKRASPCTAPCDGMVLKMHYQWTFWVLLGGFSSVWYCWYHRDVITCASHFNAETQVRLDYINICLSYPFVEAVANNYEEGGGIPRRYLLFYRWIHWVLLLLAGIYYIPRKISKTSENSKVKKLIEDLAVNAHRYDGLERELVDRTAKYIAYNLKTHNGLYYKYLTCNLMALLVDIFCFQFLDFVFQGRFLKYGFNAFPFSRDPQNFSDYMSDMFPPFANCELHDQVQLVNKRIERLGCHLTIMELYEKYFLALWVWLIILTSMTVSYIIFLGLMWFPWARLWMLRIAKPLSARDTIRNTICTTISSCKIGDVYLLYRLKQHFSHARYYELLTRLSDPDFLRAILDTVSIDHHNKGGGGPDLRQRKPNPKTPGKFQDALFHPPSEGGYLPNSSILVE, from the coding sequence ATGGTAATGCCTGGCCAGAGTGGAAGACCTTTTGACATCATCCGACAAATTGTCGGAAATGTTGTCAATATCTTCAATAAGAGGGCTTCGCCCTGCACAGCACCATGTGATGGCATGGTGCTCAAGATGCATTACCAGTGGACATTTTGGGTTTTATTGGGAGGCTTCTCTTCTGTTTGGTATTGTTGGTATCACAGAGATGTAATAACTTGTGCATCTCATTTCAATGCTGAGACACAAGTTCGATTGGATTACATAAACATCTGTCTATCTTATCCCTTCGTTGAAGCAGTAGCAAATAACTATGAAGAGGGAGGCGGCATACCACGACGATACCTACTGTTTTACCGTTGGATCCATTGGGTCCTCCTACTTCTTGCTGGCATCTATTATATCCCAAGGAAGATTTCCAAAACTTCAGAGAATTCTAAAGTGAAGAAATTAATTGAGGACCTAGCTGTTAATGCTCACCGATATGATGGATTAGAGAGGGAACTTGTTGACAGAACTGCAAAGTACATTGCTTACAATCTCAAAACACACAATGGATTGTATTACAAATATCTCACATGTAACCTAATGGCTTTATTAGTTGACATTTTCTGCTTCCAGTTTCTTGATTTTGTATTTCAAGGAAGATTTTTGAAATATGGTTTCAATGCCTTTCCTTTCAGCAGAGATCCGCAGAATTTTTCAGATTATATGTCTGATATGTTTCCTCCATTTGCAAATTGTGAGTTGCATGATCAAGTTCAGTTGGTGAACAAGAGGATCGAAAGGTTAGGTTGTCATTTAACAATCATGGAACTTTATGAGAAGTATTTCCTTGCACTTTGGGTGTGGTTGATCATTTTGACTTCAATGACGGTATCCTATATCATATTCCTGGGTCTCATGTGGTTCCCTTGGGCCCGACTCTGGATGCTGAGAATAGCAAAGCCATTGAGTGCAAGAGATACCATTAGAAACACTATTTGTACCACAATAAGCAGTTGCAAGATTGGAGATGTTTACCTCCTGTATCGTCTCAAACAGCACTTCAGTCATGCTCGCTACTATGAGTTGCTAACACGTCTTTCTGATCCCGATTTTCTTCGAGCAATACTTGATACGGTATCTATCGACCACCACAACAAAGGCGGTGGTGGACCAGATCTTCGTCAACGTAAACCCAACCCAAAAACCCCAGGCAAGTTTCAGGATGCCCTCTTTCATCCACCCTCTGAAGGAGGATATCTACCAAACTCCAGTATTTTAGTTGAATAA
- the LOC135208819 gene encoding innexin inx2-like isoform X5, with product MALIGHGGTDIIRQLVGNVVNVFKKKRAPCTSPCDGLILKMHYQWTFWLLLAGFSTVWYSWYHRDVITCVSHFNAETQVRLDYINICLSYPYVEEDGPDRRRFLLFYRWIHWTLLVLAGIYYIPRKISKNSENPKVKKLIEDLAVNSHRYDQIEKELVDRAARYIAYNLKTHNGLYYKFVICNVVALIVDIISFQFLDFVFQGRFVHYGWMAYPYTRNPVDFSDYMSRTFPPFVKCELGVQNKLVGKRTEVFGCHLTVMELYEKVFLFVWIWLIILTVLTCCYLIFLGFMWLPYFRLMMLKVAKPLNAKDTVSNTIVSVVNCCKIGDVYLLYRLKQHLSHARFYELLTRLADPELVKTMLEDPADRAVHARNQDNLRNRGKPMMTPGVPKGKFSNPNDLFITQDYGRPNTSILVE from the coding sequence ATGGCTCTCATAGGTCACGGTGGCACCGACATTATCCGCCAGTTGGTGGGTAATGTGGTGAACGTCTTCAAAAAGAAACGTGCACCATGCACATCTCCTTGTGATGGACTTATCCTCAAGATGCACTACCAGTGGACATTTTGGTTATTGCTGGCTGGGTTCTCTACAGTTTGGTACTCTTGGTATCACAGAGATGTTATCACTTGCGTGTCTCACTTCAATGCCGAGACACAAGTGCGACTTGACTACATCAATATCTGTCTCTCCTACCCATATGTAGAAGAGGATGGTCCAGATCGTCGTAGGTTCCTGCTGTTTTACAGATGGATTCATTGGACACTTTTGGTGCTAGCTGGCATTTATTACATACCTAgaaaaatttcaaagaattcaGAAAATCCCAAAGTCAAGAAGCTTATCGAGGATCTTGCAGTAAATTCTCATCGATATGATCAGATTGAAAAAGAACTTGTGGATAGAGCTGCCCGGTATATTGCTTACAATCTTAAAACACACAATGGACTTTATTATAAATTTGTCATATGTAATGTTGTAGCATTAATTGTTGACATTATAAGCTTTCAGTTCTTAGACTTTGTCTTCCAAGGAAGATTTGTTCACTATGGATGGATGGCTTACCCATATACTCGAAATCCAGTTGATTTCTCAGATTATATGTCTAGAACTTTCCCTCCATTTGTAAAATGTGAACTTGGTGTCCAGAATAAGTTGGTTGGCAAAAGAACAGAGGTGTTTGGTTGCCACCTGACTGTGATGGAGCTCTATGAAAAAGTGTTCCTGTTTGTATGGATCTGGTTAATTATCTTGACAGTACTGACTTGCTGTTACTTGATATTCTTGGGCTTCATGTGGCTTCCATACTTCCGACTAATGATGTTGAAGGTTGCCAAGCCTCTCAATGCCAAAGATACAGTGAGCAACACTATAGTCTCTGTTGTAAACTGCTGCAAAATCGgcgatgtttatttattatatcgtTTGAAACAGCATTTAAGTCACGCCCGTTTTTATGAGCTCTTGACACGTCTTGCTGATCCTGAACTTGTCAAGACAATGCTCGAAGACCCTGCCGACAGAGCCGTCCATGCCAGGAACCAAGACAATCTACGAAACAGGGGGAAGCCAATGATGACTCCAGGAGTACCAAAAGGAAAATTTAGTAATCCAAACGATCTCTTCATAACCCAGGATTATGGACGACCCAACACAAGTATTCTTGTGGAGTAA